From the Oleiharenicola lentus genome, one window contains:
- a CDS encoding discoidin domain-containing protein, with protein sequence MKLRSLLTFTLTLTLGLCAVSAQEQVALQLDLPKPLFVGTPRPIKMANLEVFSHKRPDFMVPAGTVLLSAGKEVTSSDEFPVIGELGFVTDGDKTGMDGSFLEIGPGTQWVQIDLGASSPLAAIVVWHFHSQARVYHDFIVQVSDDKTFKTGVTTLYNTDDDNSSALGAGKDVNYIESNMGRIVDAKGTKARYVRLYSNGNTSNELNHYCEVEVFGTPAK encoded by the coding sequence ATGAAACTCCGCTCCCTCCTCACCTTCACGCTCACCCTCACCCTGGGTCTCTGTGCGGTCTCCGCGCAGGAACAGGTCGCGCTCCAGCTCGACCTGCCCAAGCCGCTCTTCGTCGGCACGCCGCGCCCCATCAAGATGGCCAACCTCGAGGTCTTCTCGCACAAGCGCCCCGACTTCATGGTGCCCGCCGGCACCGTGCTCCTCTCCGCCGGCAAGGAAGTCACCAGCAGCGACGAGTTCCCCGTCATCGGCGAACTGGGCTTTGTCACCGACGGTGACAAGACCGGCATGGACGGATCGTTCCTGGAAATCGGACCCGGCACGCAATGGGTGCAGATCGACCTCGGCGCCTCCTCGCCGCTCGCCGCCATCGTGGTCTGGCACTTCCACTCGCAGGCCCGCGTCTATCACGACTTCATCGTGCAGGTCTCCGACGACAAGACCTTCAAGACCGGTGTCACCACCCTCTACAACACCGACGACGACAACTCGTCCGCCCTCGGCGCCGGCAAGGATGTGAACTACATCGAAAGCAACATGGGGCGTATCGTGGACGCCAAGGGCACCAAGGCCCGCTACGTCCGCCTGTACTCCAACGGCAACACTTCCAACGAGCTCAACCACTACTGCGAAGTCGAGGTCTTCGGCACCCCGGCCAAGTAA